Proteins found in one Spartobacteria bacterium genomic segment:
- the larB gene encoding nickel pincer cofactor biosynthesis protein LarB, producing MDIELLTRLLSRFKDGSTDMTHVLETLQRLPFEDLEYAKVDHHRALRTGFPEVVFCQGKTHEQVEGIYRCLEKENSNLLLTRAEPDLFERLQGVDDRLLYHAAARIIVLEKKAVKATGCVLVMSAGTADIPVAEEAAVTAAMAGARVERIYDVGVAGIHRLLAQADKIREARCIVAVAGMEGALPSVVGGLAACPVIGVPTSVGYGTHMGGLAPLLTMLNSCSSNITVVNIDNGFGAGFNAALINRTNQA from the coding sequence ATGGATATCGAATTACTGACACGGTTACTGAGCCGATTTAAAGATGGTTCTACCGACATGACCCATGTGCTCGAAACATTGCAGCGACTTCCCTTTGAAGATTTAGAGTACGCCAAAGTGGATCATCACCGCGCCCTGCGCACGGGTTTTCCTGAGGTTGTATTTTGTCAGGGCAAAACGCATGAACAGGTGGAAGGGATCTACCGTTGTCTTGAAAAAGAAAACAGCAATCTGCTTTTGACCCGCGCGGAACCCGATTTGTTTGAGCGCCTACAAGGTGTGGATGACCGATTGCTATACCATGCTGCTGCTCGGATCATTGTTTTGGAGAAAAAAGCAGTGAAGGCAACGGGATGTGTTTTAGTCATGTCGGCAGGAACGGCAGACATCCCTGTGGCGGAAGAAGCGGCGGTGACGGCGGCAATGGCCGGGGCGCGTGTAGAACGCATCTATGATGTGGGCGTGGCGGGAATTCATCGTTTGCTGGCTCAGGCAGACAAGATTCGCGAGGCCCGCTGTATTGTGGCCGTGGCAGGCATGGAAGGAGCCTTGCCATCGGTGGTGGGCGGTCTGGCTGCCTGTCCGGTGATCGGCGTTCCTACCTCGGTGGGTTACGGGACGCACATGGGCGGTCTGGCTCCGTTGCTGACCATGCTGAACAGCTGTTCATCCAACATTACGGTGGTAAACATCGATAACGGATTTGGCGCGGGTTTCAATGCCGCG